DNA sequence from the Blastomonas fulva genome:
ATGTCCATCATCAGGAAGGCGGGGCTGAAATCGAGGCTGTGGTTGCCCATCGCCTTGTCGATCCACGAAGGCTGCAGCGGCCCCTTGGCGCCTTCGTCGCTGATTTTCTTCCAGAATTTCTCGAGCTCTTCGCGCGCCCCGTCGGCCCCGCCGATGGTAAGGCCATAGCCCAGCACCGTGGCGTTCATCGCGCCCGCGCTGGTCGCGCTCACCGCATCGAATTTCAGCCGGCCATCCTCGAGCAGCCGGTCGAGCACGCCCCAGGCAAAGGCCCCGTGCGCACCGCCGCCCTGCAACGCCAGATTGACCGGCTTGCTGTTAGCGGCTGCAACATATTTGACATTTTCGGATTTCGCATCCGCAGCATCGGCCGCAGACGACGGGCTAGCCTTGGCCATCGCATTTCCCCCAGAAACTGATGCGAAACCCGTCTTTTTCCGTTGGAACGTAGGGGTAACTCACGTTAGACGAGTCGGCAAGAGTGATTCGCTGCACCTGCGAACAAAGCTCCGGGCCGCGTTGTGCAACTGCTCTGAAGGGGATCTGAAATGCTTAAGGGACTGAATGCCATCGTCACCGGCTCGACCAGCGGAATCGGGCTGGGCATTGCCAATGTTCTGGCGTCCAAGGGCGCCAATCTGGTCATCACCGGTTTCGGCGATGCCGATGCGATCGAGAAGGAACGCGCAGGCCTGGCCGCCAAATACGGCGTCGAGGTCGTCTACAGCAATGCCGACATGTCCAAGCCCGATGATGTCAAGGCGATGGTCGAACTGTGCGTCGAAAAGCTCGGCTCGGTCGACATCCTGGTCAACAACGCCGGCATCCAGCACACCGACGCGGTCGAGGACTTTCCGGCGGACAAGTGGCATCAAGTGATCGCGATCAACCTGTCGGGTATCTTCTTCGCCATCCAGGCCGCGCTGCCGCACATGAAGGCAAAGGGCTTCGGCAGGATCATCAACATCGGATCGGTCCACGGCCTGATCGCCAGCAAGCACAAGGCGGCCTATGTCGCTGCCAAGCACGGCGTGGTCGGCCTAAGCAAGGTCGTTGCGCTCGAGAACGCCGGCACCGGTATCACGTCGAACACCATCTGCCCCGGCTGGGTCCACACGCCTTTGGTGCAGAAGCAGATCGAGGCGATGGCCGCCGATCAGGGCATCAGCGTGGAAGCCGCAACCGAAAAGCTGCTGATCGAAAAGCAGCCCAGCAAGCAGTTCGCCACCCCCGAACAGATGGGCGAACTCGCCGCGTTCCTCTCGAGCGAGGCAGCAGCGCAAATCACCGGCACCGCGATCCCCGTGGATGGCGGCTGGACCGCGCAGTAATGCGATGACGGCAGCGGGGCGGGGGGCTCCGCTGCTGTTAAAATATCGGAAAATCGAAACGGCGGGGCGATAGCTCCACTGTTAGAGTCCTTTGCGGTTCAGCAGGTCGACAACCCTGGGCCACCCTTGCTTTCTGGCCCAGCGGCTCAAGGTCATCCCATCGCCTGGCCGGACCGCGGTTAGGTCCGCGCCGTGAGCAATCAGGACCATCGCTACCGTGTCCTCAGATACACTGAACAGGATATGCTCGCCCTCATTGTCTTTGAAATTGGGGTCGGCTCCGGCGCTTATCAGCATCTGCGCGATCACAGGGTCATCGACCGCCCACAATATGCTTTGAGGATAACCGTATCGAGAGTGCGTTATACTTGCTCCGGCGTTCAAGAGCAGACCTACAACCGTCCTGCGCTTTTCGGCCCCGAAATCGTGATCATTGACCAGCCCTCCATTAGCGGCCTCAAACAATGGGGGATCGGGGCGGCTGGAAGCTTCGGCCAAGCCACGCGGATCTGCTCCAACTGCCAGCAACTGCCTTACAAGTCTGACATCTGCGTTTGCCGCGGCGATGGCCAGCAACTCGGTGGCTTTGCGCTGGCCAAGCTCCTTAAGCCTCGGATCACGAGCCAACAACCGGAACGCGCTGTGGTGACCGA
Encoded proteins:
- a CDS encoding 3-hydroxybutyrate dehydrogenase codes for the protein MLKGLNAIVTGSTSGIGLGIANVLASKGANLVITGFGDADAIEKERAGLAAKYGVEVVYSNADMSKPDDVKAMVELCVEKLGSVDILVNNAGIQHTDAVEDFPADKWHQVIAINLSGIFFAIQAALPHMKAKGFGRIINIGSVHGLIASKHKAAYVAAKHGVVGLSKVVALENAGTGITSNTICPGWVHTPLVQKQIEAMAADQGISVEAATEKLLIEKQPSKQFATPEQMGELAAFLSSEAAAQITGTAIPVDGGWTAQ